From the Natrarchaeobaculum aegyptiacum genome, one window contains:
- a CDS encoding amphi-Trp domain-containing protein translates to MPEEVLFKFERRMDRSDISQYLRAVADNLEQGEAITIEAGDESVTMDPPAQPTFEVKAERETSSSGGDAELSIEFELEWDEGESGDGSDDGSLQIE, encoded by the coding sequence ATGCCAGAAGAAGTACTCTTCAAGTTCGAACGTCGGATGGATCGGTCAGACATCTCCCAGTACCTCCGTGCTGTCGCCGACAACTTAGAACAGGGAGAGGCGATCACGATCGAAGCCGGCGACGAGTCCGTGACGATGGACCCCCCAGCTCAACCGACGTTCGAAGTGAAGGCCGAACGCGAAACCTCGAGTTCTGGCGGTGACGCAGAACTCAGCATCGAGTTCGAACTCGAGTGGGACGAAGGCGAGTCCGGGGACGGTAGCGACGACGGATCGTTGCAGATCGAGTGA
- a CDS encoding NAD(P)/FAD-dependent oxidoreductase yields the protein MTEKVVVLGAGYAGTGAVNTLQSKLGADTRLTWIADVDYHLVLHESHRVIRDPDVRTDITFPVDAIASPSTRFIKDSVTGLDVDEQVVELEDGDDVEYDYVLVALGSQTAYYGIPGLEEHSLTLKSLDDALEIHEAVTEASEEATRGDPAQIVIGGAGLSGIQTAGEIAEFRDIHRAPLEIHLVEALDEIFPGNDPEIQQALRDKLEDAGVQIHTDDPITEAKADVIEFDEGEPLDHDVLVWTGGITGRDAMDGVDLENQHNRVNAEATFQTSEDRVFAIGDSAIVDQGDQPAPPTAQAAWQAADVAGENIARAIEGRPLKTWEFEDKGTVVSVGEEAVAHEIKPAFGLTLPVTTFDGIAAQNLKKLIAARWIASITSWGEARKSWSSL from the coding sequence ATGACTGAGAAGGTCGTCGTGCTCGGTGCCGGGTATGCCGGTACTGGTGCGGTCAACACGCTACAATCGAAACTCGGGGCGGACACGCGACTCACGTGGATCGCCGACGTCGACTACCACCTCGTTCTCCACGAATCCCACCGCGTCATCCGCGATCCCGACGTCCGAACCGACATCACCTTCCCCGTCGACGCAATCGCCTCGCCGTCGACCAGGTTCATCAAAGACTCCGTCACCGGTCTCGACGTCGACGAACAGGTCGTCGAACTCGAGGACGGCGACGACGTCGAGTACGATTACGTGCTCGTCGCACTCGGCAGCCAGACTGCCTACTACGGCATCCCCGGTCTCGAGGAACACTCGCTGACCCTCAAGAGCCTCGACGACGCCCTCGAAATCCACGAGGCGGTCACGGAAGCGAGCGAGGAGGCCACCCGCGGCGATCCCGCCCAGATCGTCATCGGCGGCGCTGGCCTCTCGGGCATCCAGACCGCCGGTGAGATCGCGGAGTTCCGCGACATCCACCGTGCACCCCTCGAGATCCACCTCGTCGAAGCACTCGACGAGATCTTCCCCGGCAACGATCCAGAAATCCAGCAGGCTCTTCGCGACAAACTCGAAGACGCCGGCGTCCAGATACACACCGACGATCCGATTACGGAAGCGAAAGCAGACGTCATCGAGTTCGACGAGGGCGAGCCCCTCGACCACGACGTGCTCGTCTGGACCGGCGGCATCACCGGCCGCGACGCGATGGACGGCGTCGACCTCGAGAATCAGCACAACCGGGTCAACGCCGAGGCGACCTTCCAGACCTCTGAGGACCGTGTCTTCGCCATCGGCGACTCCGCGATCGTCGATCAGGGCGACCAGCCTGCACCGCCGACGGCACAGGCCGCCTGGCAGGCCGCCGACGTCGCTGGCGAAAACATCGCCCGTGCGATCGAGGGCCGACCGCTGAAGACCTGGGAGTTCGAGGACAAAGGGACCGTCGTCTCGGTCGGCGAAGAGGCCGTCGCCCACGAGATCAAGCCAGCCTTCGGGCTCACCCTTCCCGTCACCACCTTCGATGGAATCGCCGCTCAGAACCTGAAGAAACTCATCGCCGCTCGCTGGATCGCCTCCATCACCTCGTGGGGCGAGGCTCGCAAGTCCTGGTCGTCGCTCTAG
- a CDS encoding adenylate kinase: protein MAQPRILILGAPGAGKGTQSANITEEFDVEHVTTGDALRSNKEMDISDLDTEYDTPGEYMDRGELVPDEVVNAIVDEALSQAGGFVLDGYPRNVDQAEELEDMTDLDVVLYLEVSDEELINRLTGRRLDPETGDIYHLEYNPPEDPEVEERLVQRDDDTEETVKERLRVFEENTQPVIEFYDDRGVLERVDGEQAPADVWEDVKETIEEAA from the coding sequence ATGGCTCAGCCACGAATCTTGATCCTGGGTGCGCCCGGCGCAGGTAAAGGAACACAGAGTGCGAACATCACCGAGGAGTTCGACGTCGAACACGTCACCACCGGTGATGCCCTCCGATCGAACAAGGAGATGGACATCTCCGACCTCGACACGGAGTACGACACGCCTGGTGAGTACATGGACCGTGGCGAACTCGTCCCGGACGAGGTCGTCAACGCCATCGTCGACGAGGCCCTCTCTCAGGCCGGCGGCTTCGTTCTCGACGGCTATCCACGCAACGTCGATCAGGCCGAAGAACTCGAGGACATGACCGATCTCGACGTCGTCCTCTACCTCGAGGTCAGCGACGAGGAACTGATCAACCGGCTGACCGGCCGCCGACTCGACCCCGAGACCGGCGACATCTACCACCTCGAGTACAACCCGCCCGAGGATCCGGAGGTCGAGGAACGACTCGTCCAGCGCGACGACGACACCGAGGAGACGGTCAAAGAACGACTCCGCGTGTTCGAAGAGAACACCCAGCCGGTCATCGAGTTCTACGACGACAGGGGTGTACTCGAGCGGGTCGACGGCGAGCAGGCTCCCGCCGACGTCTGGGAGGACGTGAAAGAAACGATCGAAGAAGCAGCCTGA
- a CDS encoding DUF7289 family protein gives MSGHGGDRTSTGWVSDRGQSTLVGIVLLLGMVGTLSVGLFLVGGEAVSSLEQQSERERVESAFVELSHQMAAASDNRSGVARTIDLDVGQEGTVVREETGTINVSSNESEGVEIEDLTIGTIEWQDTDGSVLAYEAGAVFRERGNETQVVSAPAISYEHSTDTLTLPVLTATGDEHLGTGDVTLSSAKTTAYQEATVVNGSVTITIQSEYYRGWETFFRSEAGDTSVQDVDHQNETIEVLVGYLDVEESYEDGILVSENFDDFENAEVNATVAHGSMPELDPVIDEIVEDAEDDGTEITDTDTTHGPGTYWTDDDLDLHNTDELVFDTSSDNVTLVVDGDITVGGTLEATPNGSDNELKIYTTGNFHVDNGDVLVTDGNAASLQLYGSSDTHIAVGPGGSSYTGTIYAAADEWGDKENEVFGPGCTEQVCMQSNVDFTGAVIASSSNIHSAGVNFTYDDSLENNDISLYPNKYTLPPQLTYLNVAHHEIDVRN, from the coding sequence ATGTCAGGGCACGGTGGTGATCGAACGTCAACGGGTTGGGTGTCGGATCGGGGCCAGTCGACACTCGTCGGGATCGTGCTGCTCCTCGGGATGGTCGGGACGCTCAGCGTCGGCCTCTTCCTCGTCGGCGGGGAGGCCGTCTCGAGTCTCGAGCAACAATCGGAACGCGAACGGGTCGAATCCGCGTTCGTCGAGCTCAGCCATCAGATGGCGGCGGCATCGGACAACCGATCGGGCGTCGCACGCACGATCGACCTCGACGTCGGGCAAGAGGGTACCGTCGTCCGGGAAGAGACCGGGACGATCAACGTCTCTTCGAACGAGTCCGAGGGCGTGGAGATCGAGGACCTGACGATTGGGACGATCGAGTGGCAAGACACCGATGGTTCGGTGCTCGCATACGAAGCTGGCGCAGTCTTCAGGGAACGCGGGAACGAAACGCAGGTCGTCTCTGCACCGGCAATCAGTTACGAGCACTCGACCGACACGCTGACGTTGCCGGTCCTCACGGCGACGGGTGACGAACACCTCGGGACAGGTGACGTGACGCTCTCGTCTGCCAAGACAACTGCCTATCAGGAAGCGACCGTTGTCAACGGAAGTGTCACAATTACGATCCAGAGCGAGTACTACCGTGGCTGGGAGACGTTCTTCCGGTCAGAAGCGGGAGACACCTCGGTGCAGGACGTCGATCATCAGAACGAGACGATCGAGGTTCTGGTGGGATACCTGGACGTCGAAGAATCCTACGAGGATGGAATTCTCGTCTCTGAGAACTTCGACGACTTCGAGAACGCCGAGGTTAACGCTACGGTCGCTCACGGATCCATGCCGGAACTCGATCCCGTGATCGACGAAATCGTCGAGGACGCGGAAGACGATGGCACCGAAATAACAGACACTGACACAACCCATGGGCCAGGAACCTACTGGACCGACGACGACCTCGATCTCCACAATACCGACGAACTCGTCTTCGATACGTCTTCAGACAACGTGACTCTGGTCGTTGACGGCGATATAACGGTAGGCGGAACGCTCGAGGCCACGCCGAACGGCTCGGATAACGAATTGAAGATCTACACGACCGGAAACTTCCACGTAGATAACGGCGACGTCCTTGTTACCGACGGAAATGCTGCCTCCCTACAACTCTATGGAAGTTCGGATACCCACATTGCGGTCGGTCCTGGCGGAAGTTCGTACACCGGAACGATCTACGCGGCGGCAGACGAGTGGGGCGACAAGGAAAACGAGGTCTTCGGACCAGGTTGTACCGAGCAAGTCTGCATGCAGTCGAACGTCGATTTCACTGGAGCGGTAATCGCATCCTCGAGTAACATTCACTCGGCCGGTGTCAACTTCACGTACGACGACTCACTCGAGAATAACGACATTTCGCTCTACCCCAACAAGTACACGCTGCCGCCACAACTGACCTACCTCAACGTCGCACACCACGAAATCGACGTCAGAAACTAA
- a CDS encoding cytochrome C oxidase subunit IV family protein — protein sequence MADARTYTIIYVVLLALGTGKFLFFMDASPLTYQMALAGTFVLAVAKTLLISGYYMHLLEEPRSVTYMMVTALFMVLLLTIAAGYSIQ from the coding sequence ATGGCTGACGCTCGAACCTACACCATCATTTACGTCGTGTTGTTGGCGCTGGGGACAGGCAAGTTCCTGTTCTTCATGGACGCGAGTCCGCTCACGTACCAGATGGCACTGGCCGGGACGTTCGTCCTCGCGGTCGCAAAGACACTGCTGATCTCGGGGTACTACATGCACCTGCTCGAGGAGCCGCGTTCGGTCACCTACATGATGGTCACCGCGCTGTTCATGGTCCTTCTGCTGACCATCGCGGCAGGGTACTCGATCCAGTAA
- a CDS encoding cbb3-type cytochrome c oxidase subunit I produces the protein MSDLPPMTSVKRWLVTTNHKDVGILYLSTAIFFLLLGGVLALLFRIQLWEAGGIGLLDGDQFNQAVTAHGLAMVFLFLSPFAAGFANYFVPLQIGADDLAFPRLNALSYWFYLFSGLLIGISFFQGGTFSGGWTMYAPLNVPTYTPAMGGAEAGGNATILGLALFVISITIGTVNFLVTIHRSRAEGLGLWNMPLFTWSWLLTVWMMLFAFAALLAALLLQLSDRLFLTLYFTAEQGSSLLWAHIFWFFGHPEVYIVFFPALGIMFETFQTFTGRRLVGRKWVIIAMVLVTVQSFLVWMHHMYLTTINLEIKTLMMATTIGISLPFDLMVFALIYTMVKGRVRFTTPFLFSLGALVLFILGGITGVFLGAVVLDYEFRGTYWVVAHFHYVMVSGATALIGGLYYWWPKISGKMYSETLGKLNFAVFFVGFNLLYFPQFLAWETPRRVFHFDPSMEIYHQLSTVGAFVFGFSFLILIGTLLYSLKYGPDAPDNPWEYSRTAEWTIPSPPPLENWSGRPSYATGRLEFVDDAAAATDGGVAKESDAAGTSAHGHEEEHADHASIWPFGIGVATFVFFLGLSGITAYVAEFAEARGHSVPVTPEANIIYPILTAVGLIALGVTLFKFGKEQFNAPEMPIAERWPFEDIGNTKLGVWVFLASDVVVFGAIIGAFIFMRLHFGWGNWQLDTIQWAGLLNTYVLLTSSFTVILALVFAERRSKRGLLGAMGATLALALTFMGVKAYEYSAKFADGVYWWSSIEYSIYFVTTGLHALHVIIGVLIALFMIYRIVSIDAYLEDHRPVEFFGLYWHFVDIVWVFLFPLFYLM, from the coding sequence ATGAGTGACCTTCCGCCGATGACCTCGGTGAAACGGTGGCTCGTCACCACGAACCACAAAGACGTCGGCATCCTCTATCTCTCGACAGCGATCTTCTTCCTGCTGCTGGGAGGGGTGCTGGCACTGCTGTTCAGAATCCAGCTATGGGAAGCCGGCGGTATCGGCTTGCTCGACGGCGATCAGTTCAACCAGGCCGTCACGGCCCACGGACTCGCGATGGTCTTCCTGTTCCTGTCGCCGTTTGCAGCCGGGTTTGCGAACTACTTTGTACCGCTGCAGATCGGCGCAGACGACCTCGCGTTCCCTCGTCTGAACGCCCTGAGCTACTGGTTCTACCTGTTCTCTGGGCTCCTCATCGGTATCTCGTTCTTCCAGGGCGGGACCTTCTCCGGTGGATGGACGATGTACGCCCCGCTGAACGTCCCGACGTACACGCCGGCGATGGGCGGTGCAGAGGCAGGTGGTAACGCGACCATCCTCGGACTTGCCCTGTTCGTAATCTCGATCACGATCGGGACGGTGAACTTCCTCGTGACGATTCACCGCTCGCGCGCCGAGGGCCTCGGCCTGTGGAACATGCCGCTTTTCACCTGGTCGTGGCTCCTGACCGTCTGGATGATGCTGTTCGCGTTCGCGGCCCTGTTGGCGGCGCTGCTCCTGCAGCTCTCCGACCGCCTGTTCCTCACGCTGTACTTCACGGCCGAACAGGGCTCGAGCTTGCTGTGGGCACACATCTTCTGGTTCTTCGGACACCCGGAGGTGTACATCGTCTTCTTCCCCGCGCTGGGGATCATGTTCGAGACGTTCCAGACGTTCACCGGTCGACGACTGGTCGGCCGCAAGTGGGTCATCATCGCGATGGTGCTGGTTACCGTCCAGTCGTTCCTCGTCTGGATGCACCACATGTACCTGACGACCATCAACCTGGAGATCAAAACGCTGATGATGGCGACGACCATCGGGATCTCGTTACCGTTCGACCTGATGGTCTTCGCGTTGATCTACACGATGGTCAAGGGACGGGTCCGGTTTACCACGCCGTTCCTCTTTAGCCTCGGCGCACTCGTGTTGTTCATCCTCGGCGGCATCACCGGGGTCTTCCTCGGTGCCGTCGTGCTCGACTACGAGTTCCGTGGCACCTACTGGGTCGTCGCCCACTTCCACTACGTGATGGTCTCGGGTGCGACCGCACTGATCGGCGGTCTCTACTACTGGTGGCCAAAGATCTCCGGTAAGATGTACTCCGAGACGCTCGGGAAGCTCAACTTCGCCGTCTTCTTCGTCGGCTTCAACCTGCTGTACTTCCCGCAGTTCCTCGCGTGGGAGACCCCGCGGCGCGTCTTCCACTTCGACCCGTCGATGGAGATCTACCACCAGCTGTCGACCGTCGGTGCGTTCGTCTTCGGCTTCTCGTTCCTCATCCTGATCGGAACGCTGCTGTACAGCCTGAAGTACGGTCCCGACGCGCCGGACAACCCGTGGGAGTACTCACGCACCGCCGAGTGGACGATCCCGTCCCCGCCGCCACTCGAGAACTGGAGCGGCCGGCCATCCTACGCGACGGGCCGACTCGAGTTCGTCGACGACGCCGCTGCGGCAACCGACGGCGGTGTCGCCAAGGAGAGTGACGCCGCTGGGACGAGTGCACACGGACACGAAGAGGAACACGCAGATCACGCGAGCATCTGGCCGTTCGGCATCGGCGTGGCGACGTTCGTGTTCTTCCTCGGTCTCTCGGGCATTACGGCCTACGTGGCCGAGTTCGCCGAGGCGCGTGGCCACTCGGTCCCGGTCACGCCCGAGGCCAACATCATCTATCCGATCCTGACTGCAGTCGGGCTCATTGCCCTCGGTGTGACGTTGTTCAAGTTCGGGAAAGAGCAGTTCAACGCACCCGAGATGCCGATCGCCGAGCGCTGGCCGTTCGAGGACATCGGCAACACCAAACTCGGTGTCTGGGTGTTCCTGGCCTCCGACGTGGTCGTCTTCGGTGCGATCATCGGCGCGTTCATCTTCATGCGCCTGCACTTCGGCTGGGGCAACTGGCAACTCGATACGATCCAGTGGGCCGGACTGTTGAACACCTACGTCCTGCTCACCTCGAGTTTCACGGTGATTCTGGCGCTGGTGTTCGCGGAACGCCGGAGCAAGCGGGGCCTGCTCGGTGCGATGGGCGCGACGCTGGCGCTCGCACTCACGTTCATGGGCGTGAAGGCCTACGAGTACAGTGCGAAGTTCGCCGACGGCGTGTACTGGTGGAGTAGCATCGAATACTCCATTTACTTCGTGACCACCGGACTGCACGCGCTGCACGTCATCATCGGCGTGCTCATCGCGCTGTTCATGATCTACCGGATCGTGAGCATCGACGCCTACCTCGAGGACCACCGCCCAGTGGAGTTCTTCGGCCTCTACTGGCACTTCGTCGACATCGTCTGGGTGTTCCTCTTCCCACTGTTCTACCTGATGTAG
- a CDS encoding DUF5830 family protein, translating to MVGDGDRDGDEARIGGADVQDDPVARRVELGCALLERLEHEELSLAAAVDRIETITSDPAVTRTILDEAELRGIIEREDGIIRPRSRQYVRFGQDVYTKEGEFTCRRCGSSLSTGHFVDLDAGDLGPFGSSCIRKVTGRE from the coding sequence ATGGTCGGCGACGGCGACAGAGACGGCGACGAGGCTCGAATCGGCGGCGCAGACGTTCAGGACGACCCAGTCGCGCGTCGGGTCGAACTCGGCTGTGCCCTCCTCGAGCGACTCGAACACGAGGAACTCTCCCTCGCGGCTGCCGTCGACCGGATCGAGACGATCACGAGCGATCCGGCGGTGACGCGAACGATCCTCGACGAAGCCGAACTCCGCGGGATCATCGAACGCGAAGATGGAATTATCCGACCCCGGAGCCGCCAGTACGTCCGGTTCGGGCAGGACGTCTATACGAAAGAGGGAGAATTTACCTGCCGACGCTGTGGCTCCTCGCTCTCGACCGGCCACTTCGTCGACCTCGACGCTGGTGACCTCGGCCCCTTCGGCTCGTCGTGTATCAGGAAAGTGACTGGGAGAGAGTGA
- a CDS encoding SDR family NAD(P)-dependent oxidoreductase has translation MVTIVTGSSRGIGRAIVERLASGRNVVVNYRSNEAAAREVVEQVEAAGSSALAIEADVGNPEAAEALVTQAREEFGQIDAVVNNAGIVRPERLEDLDPGTFLDVLQTNLVGAFTVTRAAAPDLRETAGDAIMVSSIGGTAGTVDPAYAASKAGLHGLTRALARELGDDGVQVNAVAPGPVETDLNDDIVDYLESVDFQGHEEIDTHLPQYACQPDDVAHAVEFLLENPYVQGEILSVNGGMQFR, from the coding sequence ATGGTAACCATCGTAACCGGCTCGAGCCGGGGTATCGGTCGAGCGATCGTCGAGCGACTCGCGTCCGGTCGAAACGTCGTCGTCAACTACCGGAGCAACGAAGCAGCCGCTCGGGAAGTGGTCGAACAGGTCGAAGCCGCTGGCTCGTCGGCCCTCGCTATCGAGGCCGACGTCGGAAATCCCGAAGCCGCTGAAGCCCTCGTCACCCAGGCCCGTGAGGAGTTCGGGCAGATCGACGCCGTGGTGAACAACGCCGGGATCGTCCGTCCCGAACGGCTCGAGGACCTCGATCCCGGGACGTTTCTGGATGTCTTGCAGACCAACCTCGTCGGTGCGTTCACCGTTACCAGAGCTGCGGCTCCCGATTTACGCGAGACAGCCGGCGATGCCATCATGGTCTCGAGTATCGGCGGTACCGCCGGGACCGTCGACCCGGCCTACGCTGCCAGCAAGGCCGGCCTGCACGGACTCACTCGCGCGCTCGCGCGAGAACTGGGCGACGACGGCGTTCAGGTGAACGCAGTTGCACCGGGCCCCGTCGAGACCGATTTGAACGACGACATCGTCGACTATCTCGAGTCGGTCGACTTTCAGGGCCACGAGGAGATCGACACGCACCTTCCTCAGTACGCCTGCCAGCCCGACGACGTCGCTCACGCCGTCGAGTTTCTGCTCGAGAATCCCTACGTTCAGGGTGAAATTCTCTCGGTAAACGGCGGAATGCAGTTCCGCTGA
- the coxB gene encoding cytochrome c oxidase subunit II, giving the protein MQVQTRVDVFEDIFLVFLGLGTLVGVVVVAYTLYNAYKYRDDGEPADDEELPTLGELPTGGKGGKKLFLSFGISAIIVISLVVWTYGMLLYVEDGPDNNPEDAIEIDVEGFAFGWAYTYDNGIETNELVVPTDEPIWIEVTARDVWHTFGITDLRVKADAIPGEVDETWFMAEETGNHTAECFELCGFGHSGMTSDVTVMEPDDYEAWVDDQLTLTITLEDQDEQPVTEDFEVELEHEDNAEFDEDLSATLGPEDFENGTVEIGDFGQGGTYDIVVTSEQYDDVEDTISFTGPTDETFTLEDPDAADDEDADDGADEDEDEADDDNDDDESNDTDEEQTDGGDDE; this is encoded by the coding sequence ATGCAAGTGCAGACGCGCGTCGACGTGTTCGAGGACATCTTCCTCGTATTCCTCGGACTCGGGACGCTCGTCGGCGTGGTTGTCGTCGCGTATACCTTGTACAACGCGTACAAGTATCGGGACGACGGTGAGCCTGCCGACGACGAAGAGCTGCCAACGCTCGGAGAGTTACCGACAGGTGGAAAGGGCGGAAAGAAACTGTTCCTCTCGTTCGGGATCAGTGCGATCATCGTTATTTCGCTGGTCGTCTGGACCTACGGGATGTTGCTGTACGTCGAAGATGGGCCCGACAACAATCCTGAAGACGCCATCGAAATCGACGTCGAAGGGTTTGCGTTCGGATGGGCGTACACGTACGATAACGGGATCGAGACCAACGAACTCGTCGTCCCGACTGACGAACCGATCTGGATCGAAGTGACCGCACGCGACGTGTGGCACACCTTCGGGATCACCGATCTTCGGGTGAAAGCAGACGCGATCCCCGGAGAGGTTGACGAAACCTGGTTCATGGCCGAAGAAACCGGTAATCACACCGCTGAGTGTTTCGAACTCTGTGGCTTCGGCCACTCCGGGATGACCTCCGACGTGACCGTCATGGAACCCGACGACTACGAGGCCTGGGTCGACGACCAGCTGACCCTGACGATCACGCTCGAGGACCAGGACGAACAGCCAGTGACCGAGGACTTCGAGGTCGAACTCGAGCACGAGGACAACGCCGAGTTCGACGAGGACCTCTCTGCGACTCTCGGTCCCGAGGACTTCGAGAACGGAACGGTCGAGATCGGTGACTTCGGACAGGGTGGCACCTACGACATCGTCGTCACGAGCGAGCAGTACGACGACGTCGAGGACACCATCAGCTTCACCGGACCGACCGACGAGACCTTCACCCTCGAGGACCCCGACGCAGCAGACGACGAAGACGCTGACGACGGGGCCGACGAGGACGAAGACGAAGCTGATGACGACAACGATGACGACGAATCGAACGACACCGACGAGGAACAGACCGATGGAGGTGACGACGAATGA
- a CDS encoding DUF7115 domain-containing protein, giving the protein MSVPGIVQSSLGDEEIAARVPLGGEDELFITPTRTLVYRAEGLLSDESVEEFPHGADRLVLSEGRRKTKFTLEYPLEGTKEFTIPAKKTDAALHPVLAGVLNGNEITDPGETVVQTYRFSELTLIVTSERLVKHIGSAVWDDEYEEYHFADVTKLTFEAGSVATQIVLEVDGRPQRIKAPNEDADDLRERLKRALFEFHDVDSLEELNALNADDDDGDDEEPRAAMDFGEGVEPLDANPPEPDDEVLENVADESPDAELRDRDVAQAADAGAEASATTAGSAASGSGSGEDRSVAAESWTNDSRTAGRDDGAQTATVETGNVFEAEPDLDGETASTPIDDDQSDSVAVDPVILERLETLEAAVERQTAQIEAQQETIEQLIAELRQGR; this is encoded by the coding sequence ATGAGCGTTCCCGGTATCGTCCAGTCTTCCCTCGGTGACGAGGAGATCGCGGCCAGAGTCCCGCTTGGCGGTGAAGACGAACTCTTCATCACCCCTACGCGAACCCTCGTCTACCGCGCCGAAGGACTCCTCAGCGACGAATCCGTCGAGGAGTTCCCACACGGTGCAGACCGACTCGTCCTCTCTGAAGGACGTCGCAAAACCAAGTTCACACTCGAGTACCCACTCGAGGGAACAAAGGAGTTCACCATCCCCGCGAAAAAGACCGACGCGGCGTTACATCCGGTTCTCGCGGGCGTCCTGAACGGCAACGAGATCACCGATCCCGGGGAAACGGTCGTCCAGACCTACCGCTTTAGCGAACTGACGCTGATCGTCACGAGCGAACGGCTCGTCAAACACATCGGGAGCGCCGTCTGGGACGACGAGTACGAGGAGTACCACTTTGCCGACGTAACGAAACTCACGTTCGAAGCCGGTAGCGTCGCCACTCAGATCGTCCTCGAGGTCGACGGCCGCCCACAGCGGATCAAAGCCCCGAACGAGGACGCAGACGACCTTCGGGAACGCCTCAAGCGTGCCCTCTTCGAATTCCACGACGTCGACTCGCTCGAGGAGCTGAACGCCCTGAACGCCGATGACGACGACGGGGACGACGAGGAGCCGCGGGCAGCCATGGACTTCGGCGAAGGGGTCGAACCGCTCGATGCCAACCCGCCGGAACCTGACGACGAGGTCCTCGAGAACGTAGCCGACGAGTCTCCTGACGCCGAGTTGCGCGACCGCGACGTCGCTCAGGCGGCCGACGCCGGCGCGGAGGCGTCAGCCACGACGGCCGGAAGCGCCGCGAGCGGTTCAGGTTCGGGTGAGGACCGTAGCGTTGCCGCCGAATCGTGGACGAACGACTCACGAACTGCCGGGCGCGACGACGGTGCACAGACCGCGACCGTCGAAACGGGGAACGTCTTCGAGGCCGAACCCGACCTCGACGGAGAGACAGCGTCGACCCCCATCGACGACGACCAGTCGGACTCCGTTGCGGTCGATCCGGTGATCCTCGAGCGCCTCGAGACGCTCGAGGCAGCCGTCGAGCGCCAGACTGCTCAGATCGAAGCCCAGCAGGAGACGATCGAGCAGTTGATCGCGGAACTCAGGCAGGGACGCTGA
- a CDS encoding acyltransferase — protein MTEDRSRHDRVRRHPTPGAGNSLSHWTNAKSPLRVAYNYVLVWLARIAPSLRLRRWCLRRLGATVGTGVSWGLEATPDVFWPELITLRDHAIVGYDATLLCHEFLQDEYRTGEVVVGERAMIGAGAIVLPGVEIGAGASVAANSLVTRDVPPGETVAGVPARPMRSSGDGQLAGLSRVEADETGFEGERDDSRDGEDDGSPVSTED, from the coding sequence GTGACAGAGGATCGATCGCGACACGACCGCGTTCGCCGCCATCCGACGCCGGGTGCGGGAAACTCGCTGTCTCACTGGACGAACGCGAAGTCGCCGCTCCGGGTCGCGTACAACTACGTGCTCGTCTGGCTCGCCCGGATCGCCCCCAGCCTGCGGCTTCGTCGCTGGTGCCTGCGACGACTCGGTGCGACCGTTGGAACGGGCGTTTCGTGGGGACTCGAGGCCACTCCGGACGTCTTCTGGCCGGAGTTGATCACCCTCCGTGACCATGCCATCGTCGGGTACGACGCGACCCTGCTGTGTCACGAGTTTCTGCAAGACGAGTACCGGACCGGCGAGGTCGTCGTCGGCGAGCGCGCGATGATCGGTGCTGGAGCGATCGTTCTGCCGGGCGTCGAGATCGGTGCCGGGGCGAGCGTTGCGGCGAACTCGCTCGTGACGCGGGACGTGCCACCCGGTGAGACGGTGGCCGGCGTCCCCGCGCGGCCGATGCGATCGAGTGGGGATGGGCAGCTGGCTGGCCTCTCTCGAGTCGAGGCCGACGAGACGGGATTCGAGGGTGAGCGCGACGATTCTCGAGACGGGGAGGACGATGGGTCGCCTGTATCGACCGAGGACTGA